Below is a window of Vanessa tameamea isolate UH-Manoa-2023 chromosome 11, ilVanTame1 primary haplotype, whole genome shotgun sequence DNA.
taaattttttatttatttttttatattataggtggTAAAAGTATACCCACCTGATGGACACGGACATGGACATGGACCGGGGCGCTTGCAAGTGATTGCAAATAAGTAGGATTTTGCTCAGAGGTTCCCAAGTCGCCGGCAATAGTTGGTTCCACGGAATGGTTGTACGAGGatgaaaatgctttaaaaatcaCGCTGTTATTTGGATTACTGGACTTAGGGACATTCAGGAGGTGCggaagaaatttaaaattttgaggCGATGTCCTGAGGTGAAATTCAGTGGCCGAGAATAACCCAAACAATTCCACGCGACGttccccgtgaaaaatgcgGTAGAAGCCAAATGATCGAAGCAAATGCAGGTCGGGAATAGCTTGATCATGGACAAATCGAGATCCTCTACGTTGAGTACGGTCAAATTGAAGGAAGGTACTGAGTAGTTctcgcccagaggtgagagtcCATGTGAGACCGAATTTGTGTCTTGCATAGATTTATGCGATGGGCCACCGTAATGAACTATCTCATCTTGCTGAGTAAACAAAGCTTTTTAGATGCCAATTTAGTTTTATCTTCTAATTCATCGTGGAACTGAAGGACGCTCAAAATATCGACGGCAAATATCCCAATACTAGCCAATACTAAAAATACTAGCTAGTAACAAGGCAAGGAATCTTCTCAAAGCGAGGAGATACGACAAACTTTGATGATGAAGGCGCAAAAGTGTCTTTTTTGAGTTGGATTGGTCCAgttttgggttttttttttcataaaaatgtgacttgtatttttttactctttCTTCACCttcttttactaaattatttatacaagcaaaataaatattaataatctccagatttttttaaattgtgatgtATCGAATCTAAATCTTTGATTCGTTTAAAATGTACATCTATTTTCGTTACAATTGAACTAGCAGCTGCCTCCAATTCGAAAGTGCATAAAAATTTAgtacaatgttaaattatattaaatattttcagcgTATATTTATCCCACAAAAAAATCTGATCATTAAACAATAGAATAAAGGCTTAAACAGAAAAACTGTATTAAACGGTacggtattttttgttttttttgatggatgaaatatttaaatatcaataactgGGTGGCTGACAACGATGAGATTCATTgccttttttcaaaatattgttattttttaaaatgtcaagaGCACGTGGACTTCTGTATCGGTATACTTTATCATCTGTCAATTGTCTTGTTCTTGTTAGTTAACCTTAATTTTGACGTATAACAAAGCATTGCaagtgtttatttttcaataataaatatataaaacattacttaaaatgaaagtaaaaaagcAGCATCgaaagaaaaagtatttacataaaCTTAATAGAAAGAGAATGCacctaaaacaaaaaagtacagGCGATGTAAAATGGTATTATTTCCGACATATCAAATCATAAATCATCAAATctacatttttaaaagaattgatacctaattttttttcagtCAAGTAATTAAAGAAGCATGGAATCACAAAAAATCTTCATATCGTAACCTTCGTGAAATGGGACTTGCTAATGATCCAAATAAGGCTATTAAAATACCTAATTTTAAACAAGAACAACTACGTATAGCTAAACAAATTGTAAAGAATGGTGAATCTGATACCGAAGAAGAGGAAGAGACAGTAAAACGAGTTCCTCCCAAAATACGAGTAGCAGAAACATTAGAAAAAGTAGCAAAAGCCCCGAGGGAACGAAAATTCATGTAAgtcacttttaatatatattattttacatgtttgtgtaattttaagcaacattaaatttataaaaaagcacTATTCCAAGTACTCagatgtaatgtaatgttttgcCTCCTCTTTCTTAAAACTATATCTCTCAACTACTGTAAATAGTCTGATTTTTTTGGAgccgttaataaaaaatacataatattatgtatgtgaatgaatatttatatctttatttcattagtatattaatttttttaagtattttacagttaatgaaattaacataactatttaaaactttCTGGAACAGCAATgtctatagatattttaataattacttagcTATTGTAGCTAGTACAGACAGTACTGTCTCTCGAAAGTGTTAAAATATCCTATactttaaatatctattatgtaaatttatcatGAGTCttttctctataaaaaaattattgatactTAGTATGTagttatagtaataattatttcatatttatatttctaggcTGCCCAAAGGGCAAGttgaatatataacatatctatTGGATAAATATGGGCATGATTACAAAGCAATGGCAAGAGACaaaaagaattattatcaaGAAACTTGGAAACAGATACGTTCtaagataaaaacatttatggGTATACCTAAACAATATGGAGAGTATCTGAAATCTAGAGGATTATTAGACAAAGAAGAAAGTGAAGAAGCATTAAAGGAACAAGCTAAAGCTTTAGTGATGGACGATAGTGATTAAGAGACTCAATATTGTTataagaaaactaaaataataaatctattataaaa
It encodes the following:
- the LOC113402587 gene encoding nucleolar protein 16, which gives rise to MKVKKQHRKKKYLHKLNRKRMHLKQKSTGDVKCQVIKEAWNHKKSSYRNLREMGLANDPNKAIKIPNFKQEQLRIAKQIVKNGESDTEEEEETVKRVPPKIRVAETLEKVAKAPRERKFMLPKGQVEYITYLLDKYGHDYKAMARDKKNYYQETWKQIRSKIKTFMGIPKQYGEYLKSRGLLDKEESEEALKEQAKALVMDDSD